One region of Cinclus cinclus chromosome 1, bCinCin1.1, whole genome shotgun sequence genomic DNA includes:
- the DBF4 gene encoding protein DBF4 homolog A: MKPSAAEAADKGARPPDGIQAKTEKIRSSLKHVKKDPGKTEKLKFKPLTGKVFYLDIPSNVISEKLGKDLKELGGRVDSFLSKDINYLVTNKKEAKFAPALGQISPVPSPESAPNGGNGSPHASNRKDRHDGSSFKIVDTIRMSRGKSLVEKAIKEQDLIPSGSILSNALSWGVKILHIDDVKNCIEQKKRELYLIKRAGSSSKDVGKHIAAQKSKTGRLKSPFIRVEDRSRQYRPFYLQLPSFPFLNYCVSKPYSPFEVEKKYASGQKQTQSKESRNKINSDKDCGMPAQFPQKDKKKRGYCECCGKKYEDLQTHLESERHRNFALSTQYKVVDDIISKLVYEFVAYKDDDAGKIKRTKCGTGCFSPIVGKIARPDELKERLKRQCTALKTYSWKDTAMQALRLDRRPAEVQPNSVPIPTPVSASVCSVLSCHPSQLSELKTKLRINNENIETDCSCAVKLRETVVSSNSIQPPLQKTDKAYTENLSQASELFCKDVLEPDVSEKDVQSFQEGLVALYSHSQATDFSGKDKTLLQQKRKLNNSVILPAKCLKTDSNPTFVKKHHDLCDNHQQMQHSVILEAEVSDTAVNKELNASAASTAHSSPSGTGKLHRKVNLNLRKNKRDTRKQNMELCVKNSDRLSVPDEKRSTCGLPLQTLLELFQTSERNSESGGFSSYTGNKCSVGINDTCEGQNANVMWSLFSSSSSSPFFGF, encoded by the exons ATGAAGCCGAgcgctgccgaagccgccgaCAAAGGAGCGCGTCCCC cagatGGAATACaagcaaaaacagaaaagataaGATCTTCCCTGAAGCATGTGAAGAAAGACccaggaaaaacagagaaactCAAATTTAAGCCACTCACAGGGAAGGTGTTTTACCTTGATATCCCATCAAATGTGATCTCTGAAAAGTTAGGAAAGGACCTCAAAGAGCTGGGAGGG AGAGTGGATAGTTTTCTTAGCAAAGATATCAACTATCTGGTGACTAATAAAAAGGAGGCAAAATTTGCACCAGCTCTTGGCCAGATTTCTCCTGTTCCTAGTCCAGAATCTGCACCTAATGGAGGAAATGGTTCACCTCATGCTAGCAACCGAAAAGATCGACATGATGGAAGTTCATTTAAGATAGTAGATACA ATACGTATGAGCAGGGGAAAGTCCCTGGTTGAAAAAGCAATCAAAGAACAG GACTTAATCCCCTCTGGTAGTATATTATCCAATGCACTGAGCTGGGGAGTAAAGATACTTCATATTGatg ATGTTAAGAATTGCattgaacaaaagaaaagggagCTCTATCTAATCAAAAGAGCAGGCAGTTCTTCTAAAGATGTG ggaaaacaCATTGCTGCTCAGAAGTCAAAAA CAGGTAGACTGAAAAGTCCATTTATCAGGGTGGAAGATAGGAGTCG CCAGTACCGACCATTTTATCTGCAGTTACCGAGTTTTCCATTTCTGAACTACTGTGTTTCAAAGCCGTATAGTCCATTCGAGGTGGAGAAGAAGTATGCTTCTGGTCAAAAGCAAACTCAGTCTAAGGAAAG CAG aaacaaaataaacagtGACAAGGATTGTGGAATGCCTGCTCAGTTTCCtcagaaggacaaaaaaaagagaggataTTGTGAATGCTGTGGGAAGAAATATGAAGATCTGCAAACA caTCTTGAAAGTGAGCGGCACCGAAATTTTGCACTAAGCACACAATATAAAGTCGTTGACGATATAATCTCAAAGTTAGTTTATGAGTTTGTTGCATACAAAGATGAtgatgcaggaaaaataaagag GACAAAATGTGGCACAGGATGTTTTTCTCCTATTGTTGGAAAGATAGCCAGACCAGATGAGCTGAAAGAGCGACTGAAAAGGCAGTGCACTGCTTTGAAAACTTACTCCTGGAAGGATACTGCAATGCAGGCACTCAGACTGGATCGCCGTCCTGCAGAAGTACAACCAAATTCTGTGCCAATACCTACACCAGTTTCTGCATCTGTCTGTTCGGTTCTTTCTTGTCACCCATCACAGCTTTCAGAACTAAAAACTAAGTTGAGAATTAATAACGAAAATATTGAGACAGATTGCTCCTGTGCTGTGAAGTTAAGAGAGACTGTTGTATCATCAAATTCCATACAACCACCCCTTCAGAAAACTGACAAAGCGTACACAGAGAACTTGTCTCAAGCTTCTGAGCTGTTCTGCAAGGACGTATTGGAACCAGATGTAAGTGAAAAGGATGTACAGAGTTTTCAGGAAGGACTGGTTGCTTTATATTCTCATTCCCAAGCTACAGATTTTAGTGGAAAAGACAAAACCTTACTGCAGCAAAAAcggaaattaaataattcagtaaTTCTACCAGCAAAGTGTTTGAAAACAGATTCCAATCCTACGTTTGTCAAGAAACATCACGATTTATGTGATAATCATCAACAAATGCAGCACAGTGTCATTCTGGAGGCTGAGGTATCTGATACTGCTGTGAACAAAGAACTTAATGCATCAGCTGCCAGTACTGCCCACAGTTCACCGTCTGGAACTGGAAAGCTGCACAGGAAGGTGAACCTTAACttgagaaagaataaaagagatACCCGGAAACAGAATATGGAGTTGTGTGTAAAGAATTCAGATAGACTGTCTGTTCCTGACGAGAAGAGAAGCACTTGTGGCTTACCACTGCAGACCCTATTGGAGTTATTTCAGACAAGTGAAAGAAACTCAGAATCTGGAGGTTTTTCAAGTTACACTGGGAACAAATGTTCGGTGGGCATAAATGATACATGTGAAGGGCAGAATGCAAATGTTATGTGGTCGTTattttcctcttcatcctcatccCCATTTTTTGGATTTTAA